One segment of Clarias gariepinus isolate MV-2021 ecotype Netherlands chromosome 6, CGAR_prim_01v2, whole genome shotgun sequence DNA contains the following:
- the cyldl gene encoding ubiquitin carboxyl-terminal hydrolase CYLD yields MASRDTNDYFIITAKPTYGWVTPGNICYIKEKHYSTRKPQKKDTVPVMRIGGTIDYNLPYDILQPLTRKRSEFLLAIESCTDRLREVAHPEALDQAVEINEGSDVLVEQNTQWLKGVVRYIGPLSEPSLLDPIAAVFFGVELQGEDEGKGQNDGSYRYKPLFKCQKDCGIFVPFTRIRLLHPKPSVPWPSIQDNPAMKLSVGDRITYILDDKSVCQHGMVLSPMKDGMILISTDVDEHGNAGGERKIPWHCVIKEDDVNTDEWQKCKSERMDISENRDTAQDSGADGAIKVGSTVMVNLATGPAYGTVRWTGSLPNMSSSMAGLELEYPCGVSDGTFKDVRYFTCPPKHGLFVKVSSCQPGDRFLGDTAVNGHFDRDKEDIAVPPLRSEDVMAVLNGRMKGVQGHCNSCYMDAALFSLFSCSSVLDSLLFKKTKRIDEPIQKTLLRDIVCPLRRKGFVQAQSVMKLRKQVKERGHCPSYTTDEKDPEEFLTLLMQDILSLEPLLKLKSCDQPKGVTELEQTSYLYQIFMDYNHSLVLPTVQQLLEHSFYNNGIKLAEVPSCLILTMPRSGKQFKMFPKIIPSLQLDITALLSNGLQQCVVCGQLAHVECSQCFTDSVFSHTGLKVFCNNCSSKVHLHPRRQFHKPSSLHLPEGFSYSQSLEHTLPREKLELFAVLCIETSHYVSFVKYGPKITDWIFFDSMADRKGETDGFNIPEVKACPEVARYLNMPLAELAKQVPREMDGVAKRLFCDGYMYLYQSPSMALYR; encoded by the exons ATGGCATCCCGTGATACTAATGACTACTTCATCATCACTGCAAAACCCACATATGGCTGGGTCACACCAGGAAATATATGCTACATAAAAGAGAAACATTATTCAACTCGAAAACCTCAAAAGAAGGACACTGTACCTGTGATGCGTATAGGGGGCACAATAGATTATAACTTGCCCTATGATATTCTGCAGCCCCTGACAAGGAAAAGGTCAGAATTTCTTTTGGCAATTGAAAGTTGTACAGACAGACTAAGGGAAGTGGCACACCCTGAGGCTTTAGATCAAGCTGTGGAAATAAATGAAGGCTCAGACGTCCTAGTAGAGCAAAACACCCAGTGGCTTAAAGGCGTGGTTAGATACATCGGCCCGCTCTCCGAGCCGAGTCTTTTGGATCCTATTGCAGCAGTATTTTTTGGAGTGGAACTGCAA GGAGAAGATGAGGGCAAAGGGCAGAATGATGGAAGCTACAGGTACAAACCCCTCTTTAAATGTCAGAAAGACTGTGGCATTTTCGTCCCTTTCACCAGAATCAGACTACTGCATCCCAAACCGTCAGTTCCATGGCCTAGCATCCAAGACAATCCCGCCATGAAACTTTCTGTCGGAGATCGCATAACCTACATCCTTGATGATAAAAGTGTCTGTCAGCATGGGATGGTCCTGAGTCCTATGAAAGACGGCATGATTTTGATCTCAACG GACGTAGATGAACATGGAAATgctggaggagagaggaaaattCCCTGGCATTGCGTTATTAAAGAGGATGATGTCAATACAGATGAGTGGCAGAAAT gtaAATCAGAAAGGATGGACATTTCTGAAAATCGAGATACAGCTCAGGATTCAGGAGCTGACGGGGCTATAAAAGTGGGTTCCACAGTGATGGTTAATCTGGCTACAGGACCCGCCTATGGAACAGTGCGTTGGACTGGTTCTCTTCCAAACATGTCTAGCAGCATGGCTGGCCTGGAACTG GAATATCCATGTGGGGTGAGTGACGGGACGTTCAAAGACGTTCGGTATTTCACATGTCCACCGAAGCACGGCCTCTTCGTGAAGGTCTCATCTTGTCAGCCTGGTGATCGTTTCCTGGGTGACACTGCAGTAAACGGACATTTTG ACCGCGATAAAGAGGATATAGCCGTCCCACCCCTGAGGTCCGAGGACGTGATGGCGGTTCTGAATGGCCGGATGAAGGGGGTCCAGGGTCACTGTAACTCCTGTTACATGGATGCTGCTCTCTTTAG TTTGTTTTCCTGCTCATCAGTACTGGACTCTCTTCTGTTTAAAAAGACTAAACGTATCGATGAACCCATTCAGAAAACTCTTTTAAGGGACATCGTGTGTCCTCTACGCAG aaaggGTTTTGTCCAGGCACAGAGTGTAATGAAGCTTCGAAAGCAGGTAAAGGAGCGAGGCCACTGTCCTAGCTACACCACGGATGAGAAAG ATCCAGAAGAGTTTCTTACTCTCCTCATGCAGGACATTCTGTCACTGGAGCCACTACTGAAACT GAAATCATGTGATCAGCCTAAAGGTGTAACAGAGCTGGAGCAGACAAGTTACTTGTACCAAATCTTCATGGATTACAACCACAGTCTGGTTTTACCAACAGTGCAGCAGCTGCTCGAGCATTCTTTCTACAACAACGGCATCAAACTAGCAGAG GTGCCTTCTTGCCTGATCCTGACAATGCCTCGCTCTGGGAAgcagtttaaaatgtttcccaaaATCATTCCCTCACTGCAGCTAGATatcactgctcttctgtccaacg GTCTTcagcagtgtgtggtgtgtggacAGCTAGCCCATGTGGAGTGTAGCCAGTGCTTCACAGATTCAGTTTTCAGCCATACAGGATTAAAAGTTTTCTGTAATAATTGTTCATCCAAG GTCCACCTTCACCCCCGCCGACAGTTTCATAAACCATCATCCCTGCATCTCCCTGAAGGATTCAGTTACTCGCAGAGTCTGGAACACACTCTTCCACGAGAGAAACTAGAGCTGTTTGCTGTTCTATGCATAGAGACTAGCCACTATGTTTCTTTTGTCAAATACGGACCGAAAATAACCGACTGGATCTTTTTTGATAGCATGGCTGACCGAAAAG GTGAGACTGATGGCTTCAACATTCCTGAGGTTAAAGCATGTCCGGAGGTGGCACGCTACCTCAATATGCCACTAGCTGAGCTGGCTAAGCAGGTACCCCGTGAAATGGATGGTGTGGCAAAAAGACTCTTCTGTGACGGCTACATGTACCTGTACCAGAGCCCCAGCATGGCTTTGTATCGCTGA